In the Necator americanus strain Aroian chromosome X, whole genome shotgun sequence genome, GAATATGTTAGTCTTTCTAACTAAGCACAGCGATGGAAACAAGTTACAACTGAAGGTGAGCACATCCAGATTCTCTCATCCGGGTCATTACATCAGTAATATTGTTTTAGACTCTGGAACCATCCAAGGAGACTAAATGGTCCCCAATAATGCCACTTGCTCCATTAATTGCTAAGGAAAAAGCAAACGATAAACGAGCATTTTTTCTCGTGTTCAACAGTCAGTATGGTGCTCAAATCTATGAACTTGTCGCGGCAACGgcaactgaaagaaaaacgtgagtgtaatttttaaaaaagtaaaactagtAACttctattgtattattttcatcagaagaaaaattattggcAATGAGACCGTTCTTGTAATGTATTATATTTGTAAACTGTTTAGATATGATATCCATCTAAAACTTCCTTAACTTTACTGTTCTTGGATTTACATATGATCGCTACCGTATGGAAAAttcactcatttcttttccacgATCTTATTCCCCTCAAaatttattctgttttattttaatgcCAACTACGAATTTTTTAGATGGTTCAAATTGATCTCGGATCAAATCGAGAATGACAAAAAGCATCAGACACAAGGAATTGAGTAAGTGCTTccgaaatttcctgaaaatttttatcttttccttGTTCAGTGTTATTTTTAAAGTGTATGTTGAAGTGAATTTCCTTACTTCACCTCGTTTAAAAGTATTCTCTGGTTTTGAAAGATTAGAAGTGTTATTGTGTCtaattttccggaaatttctcaTAGATCCTATTAGCTTTTGCTTATGTAACGCTATCTTTAGTCACTGTAACTTCGAGGTTGGTACGAGCTCTTCTCTGGATTCGGATGGATTGGCAAAGGTGATTGTTTGCTTTATACTGATTGAGAAAAGACTGATTAatgtattgattgattgcaGGTTCACGTGTTGACACATCCACGACTTGTACATGCATCCGAAATTACTGTTCAACAACCGACAGTGTTGGAACATGCACAACCTGTTCTTACTCCTACTGAGAGGTTACGACGTAGTGATGACGTCATTTTCCAAGCTCTACTAACTAAACAAACAATactttcacaatttttacCTGGTGATAAGGTACACTGCTTAGAATTATGGAGTATGGATAATCACTTAGtgattttcaatgtttatttCCAGAAAGGAAGAACAGAAGAGCTTGAAAAATTGACGGAACTTCTTGGAGGATTAGCGGTTGCGGATCTAAAACAACGTGATTGCAAGGAACTTGCCATGTCTGCCATCGTCCATGGAAATCGACTCCTGGATAGCATCAATCAAGGTATGCGGTAGTTTCGTGTTTCGTCAATTTCAGTGATGATTTTTAATGTTTCAGGGCTAAATGCAAAGAAGGAGGCAGATGAGGGAAATCCTGGCGGTTCCGTGCTTGTGCTCGATGATGCCGAGAAAAATCTACCTTCGGTGCCTTGCTATAAGGCAGGTTTTCTTACTTTTATGCCTTAAAAAAACTTGGATGGCGATTTAATTCAATCCATTGAGACCTTGCTTATTGACGGCATCTGTGACTTCCATAAACGaggatttatttcatttttttaggacTTTCATGCGAATTATTTTGTAAGGGCgacgtttattttttgaacaaaccGAAGTTTATGATATTGTCGCAATTTTTGAGTAAAATTACAGGAGAAGCTCGCTGCCGAAAGGGAACTCCTAAAGCACCTTCAACCTGAAcctaaaaatttcttctaaaaaatgagtTAACCGAAACTCTACGTGTTCTGGACCCATTAGATGTGTTCGTACATGTAAATAAAACcagtgttttcaaaattattttcttgtttgaatCCTACGGAACTTGCTTCGGATAGTTTACTAAAAATTCTAGATGTGAAAGTTTCAACTTTGCAGTTAACTCTGATCAGTTTAActataattaaatttaaataaatgactaatagtaaaataataatagtaaattaaGTGAAATATTGGATTTGTACTCAAAACTAAGTTGGAATATTTCAGTTAACTGCAATTGCTGCTCCACTGATGAATCATCTAAAAGCACTGATGCAAGTAATCCAGGATCAGCAGCAGGAATTGAATACGGTAAAGCAACAATTGTACCACTACAAGGTTAGTAATGCGTTCATAGGGGAACGTTATTTTAATATGACTTCAAATCATGACCTCATATTCTTCCAGGAGTTGGCAGAATCCGGCTCTCGTGACAGATCTGTCAGCGAAGAGACATTGACAGAATGTTCTTCGGATTTACAAGAGCGGAAGCTTATGACAAAACGTCAACGAACTCCTTCGATACAACCTGTTACATGAGAAATTCGATACGCTTTTTTAGTGTAGAAAGATTCTTTGAtccctggatttttttttctcggatttttttgGGTAGATTTGAAGTCATCGTTGGGGGATTTTAGGAGTCTTTGTTTATATATGTGGTTGGTTTGTCTCCTTTAGTGCTGTGAATATCTCCATTCATATTGCTCATCAAAACGGCAAAAACCCTTGCCATTTctacaaatttaaattttgtacagaagagagagagagagaaaagaaaaataattcattcCTTCCCCCTCTTGTCATTTGTCGTTCTCTTCATATTCTTGTCGTTTTCGCTTTCGTAGTGCCAAAATGCAACGGATAACCTCTATGTTAACTCTTGTGGATTATACGTGCGTATCTTTCTCACCACCTCTTCATATTATCTTCTATAACGAAGagaaaatacgttttttttactgccaaggaaaaaaaagtactgaaaAACTATAGGAAATAGTTTGCAATTCGATCAATAGTCATTCAATTCGCTTTGTCGGTGAAATTAgtcattttaatatttcatgTTATTTCCTTAACGTATGTATGTTTAATACTTCTTGTCAGTGGTCATTTGTTGCTTTAATgggttccttttctttttgtaagaGAGATTTAGCCATGCATGCGCATATATTGTAAGCGTCTTAACgctaatatttacattatttcttattttttttctcttctagacGTTGTACAAATCGCTGCGAATCGCTTAGCGGACGATTCTCTTAAAGCGCATTCTATTGGAAATGTGAGTGAAAATGTAGGGAATCTCCGAAAACTGGTTAAATTTTTGGTCCTAATTCTTGTTGTTTCTGTGAAATTGTCGATTTGCTTGGCATGTCTATAAAGATATCTTGATACGTGTgtgttcatatttatttatttatttttatgttttttctcgCAGAATGTTTGTCAAAAAATAGCGATATCAGGAGGGAGTTCAcaagtttttcgttttcgagAGAATTCGGGAGTTGGATTGGAGTGAGGTTAGTAAAGCTTAAtcttacaataaaaataaatgaatatatatatatatatatataccctaaaatcccatagataagagcggtccatagataagagcggtttgtgctagaaaatgaaaattgacgtttgtatacgttttttttggcGTTGTGTGCTCAAGATTATCGCAATAACAGCCTACAACTCTACGTTTATTCTTACTGTTTTCTATACTCTTTCTATCCTATATCACCTGCTATGAAACGTCGTAAATCGTATACAGCAGCTTTCAAGCTAGACGCCGTCAATTATCGTGATTTGCATGGAACCTTGGCAGCGGCTAGTCATTTTGAAGTCACTGAAGCAATGATAAGAAAGTGGGTTGTTGATCGACAAAATCTTCAAGAGATGCCAGCAACGAAGAGAGCCCGACGATACAAAAAAACAAGcgttgaagaagttgaagatgcCATCTACAACTGGGTTgtcaaaaaacgagaagaaaatagagctgtcacggtgaaagaaataaggaccAAAGCAAAGGAATTAGCAGAAGAGCATGGtcaccaaaattttaaagcatctgCGCATTGGTGCATCCTGTTTATGGCGCGAAAAAAGCTCTCTgtacgaagaagaacaagtgtCGGGCTACCGGCCAtgagaaatctaattttactgtTGTATTGGAAGTGACTGCTGCTGGAGAGAAACTTAAACCAATgctaatttttaagaagaagttaATGCCAAAAGGACAATTTCCTCCAGATGTCattgtgaaaagaaatgaaaaaggttgGATGAATCAGGAATTGATGAAAGAATGGATCGTTGAAGTATGGACGGCATCAACAAACCGTTTAAAGACCACTTGAAAGCTGGCTGGGAGAAATGGATGAGAGATGAAGCTAAAGCAACTTAcacaaaaagtggaataagGAGAAGGATGAGCTACGAAGAAGCTGCATTTTTAGTTAGCGAAAGTTTCCAATCCATTTCATCTGATGTTATTCAACATAGCTTTGAAAAAGCATTGTGTGAtttggaaaatctcaaaaacgatTTTGCCATGATGAATATAAACGATAATGACGaagtagaaattggaaaagtttaGTGTTATGTTTAGGTATGTTGGAGTCCTTGTTGTTTAATATAcaagtaaaattttaaaaatattttttcaaaatcattttttaccgGTAGattaaaccgctcttatctatggaatTTTACTGATCGAATGGGCTCTTCTATCCAGAGATCAAATTCCGGCATTTCTAGAGAGATTCCGGCAGAAATTCCGTTAAAAtcgctatttttctatatgaatCGTTTATTAAGTGGGCGGGGTTTAGAGTTGAGGGGCGGAGCTTCTTCTAAACTTCTTCtccgatttttatttatccatccaTCAAGTTAGAGGGGTGActgcattcaatttcaatttcattccaattcatttttcaccggtaaattaaaccgctcttatctatgggattttagggtaCATATATTCATATCTCAATCACCGTTAGTTATTTTTGTGGACtcgaattttattattattatatttattgtgtCTTATTCGAATTTTATCTGGATTTTCGTTTgctttatatattatttattatttgaaatagtTAAAATTGAGTAGATTCGCCAATGGGTCAAGGCGCTTAGTCAATTGGTGGTAGGATGTCTAAAAATTGAAcgctttctcttttctaagaattttcgcaaaaaaaaacaaacaaaataaaattgattaaCTAAAGAATAGCCCTGAAAGGATAGTGACTTTAGTAGAATAAATTCCATATgtcattttattatcattttcgGAATACAATAAAAACGTTAGACTTCAGTAGTTAGGTAAGGTGGttctctggaaaaatgttTTGAGGATGAAATGGTATTTTGGAGGAACATGTTGAAAAATCGAGGACTACTGATGTTTTTCTCgcaaatactgaaaaaaaaattggatatgAATGTTTAAAAAACGTATGAAATCTATTCATTAGCAGTTTGTGAATCACAAATAAATACTTTTTTATCTGATCAACAAcgaattaattattaatgtgAAATTATGCAGCTATATAAGTTATACAATTGAAAAGTTACTTGTTACAAAAGAATATTGACCTTAAATGATTACGTAAGTAACTGGTATCGTTATCCATAGCCATTCTTCGTTCGTCCTTCACTAGTTGGTTTAAATAGTTCCtgtaaatgtaataaattGAACATTTTAGGTTCTAGATTTGAAGGtggttttttaaacaaaattatcAAGTATTTACTTGTTACTGAGTGGCGATAGGCTAATTGCATagaattccacattttttaTCGCTCTAATAGCATCAGCTGGTCGTGTAGCATCATCTTGAGAGAATCTATAATAAAACAATTACAGTACTTTTACAGTTTTCCTCTATCAACTATTTAAAAAtccatttatatatttatttatttacccaTCACTAAGTAGAACAACCACCGTCTTTACGTcaggtcttcttttttccagtaaTTGTCGAGCAAGTTCGAGTGCTGCTCCAATATAAGTAGTTCCTGAATTATTCCTGTGATTATTATTgttcttaaaattttcctgGACACCTTCATCAACACTAATAATGAGCAGTTAACAAGTACTCCTGAAGaactctcaaaaattttctggatcaaCTTAATATCATTACACTATTCATCTTTACTTATCTCTTTTTGATGAATAACGGTTTTGTGTGTGCTTGTAAATGAACTTAGTTGTAATTCCTGTTACCGTATAATATTGTGTAGGTCACTGCAggaatatattatatttttctattttatccatttttttcgtgatAAATTAGTTGTGGTGACATGAAATCTGTTGCGCTTTCTTTCTAGTTTAGTATTTCTATAGTGCttagaaatttaaaggcagcagggatctgaggtggtgtggatttcaggtgaagtgtCCGCATACGGGTTCGTAAATTATGGATACGGTAggtccgctcatctctcccatcactcatcactgcaaacagtcCCCTCCAGAACGCTGTTTTGTACACGACGCCATCTACTGCAACGCAGCACCCTTTgcaccgcctccgccctgcgattcgtcgaaaattgATTTGGAccgccccgataggcagtaagggacgctgcgcgtgcaagggtggcgcgctgcaatagaaggcatcgtaaaaaacagcattcaggggccggctgcctgcagtgattcagggatagatgagcggaaccaccccggtctccataatctacgacccagtaAACGGTTACTCCACCTGatataccaccccagattcgtggaatgctggtataaataaataaatatggtaaatattatattattaataaatatcgTGTAAATATTTAGCTTTTAATTGGGTCAGAAATTGCTTTTAAATGGATGTACAGTCTGTGAATCAACAAAATGTCGTCAAAGTCAAATTCCTTAATAAagtttagaaaatgaaaaagaaattgtaatTTAGCTTCGAAACGTTTGCAAGGAaaaggaggttttttttttcgtttttttacttgacaataaataaataaatataaattttaaatattactCGCCAATTTTACGGTACAAAACTCCATCTATCGATCGATCCTACCTGTAAAATGACGTACACCATTGAAAGCTTTTATAATTTCTGTGCTTTTGTGAAAACTATCAAAAGACCATTctgttttctgtaattttgcGCCAGCAAATTGTATAAGCGCTACACGATGTGATTGATTCTCCGGTTGTATTGATTGCAATAGTTCGGATAagaattcctaaaaaaaagaaggaaataacgCTTTTATATTCGAATGATGAATTgatattgaaagaaaaaattgattgtCTTAACCTTTTGCTTCAAATATATTTCTCCGACCGAACCAGAACTGTCAACAACGAAAAGAATATCAAGAGAACATTTAGAAGTTTGGATTCctgtgaaataaacaaaattttcaaaaaaaaaatattacagctAAATATAATGTTCCAGCGATACCGTTTCCTCCAAATGTTTTTGATGCAAATGCTCGGGATACGATACGTGGTCTGGTTATAGGAGTTGTGGTTGTAGTTGTGGTTGTAGTTGTAGTTGTAGTTGTAGTTGTGGTTTTAGTTGTAGGTGGCCTTGTGGATGAGGTTAATGTCCTCGCAACTGTGGATTGCGACGATGGTTTCACAGTCGCTAGAGTGGTTTTTCGTGGATTCGGTAATGACGATTGACCACTGATCACTGAGCTGCTGTGCTAAAGAATAGAAcgcaaaaatgaattttaaagaaattaaaaagtagtgataaaaaagtaaagacaAGAATATGAAATCGAActcagagcaaaaaaaatcggaaaggATGACATACTCTGAAAAATGTATTCTTCTTTATACTTGCTTTTAATGGCTGTAGTTTAACCGGTTTAGGAAGCTGTGAAAATGTCGGAGCGGCACTTGTCCGAGGTTTCGAACGGCGAATTGGAGGGAGTGCAGAAGTGGAGGATGTACGTGAAAGAATTTTTCGTGTTCTGgtttttcgaacaatttttttcacctaAAAGCAACTACTACAGTTTACTATTCTTCCAAACTATTACTGTAATAATTTGGAGTTATTGCACCACTAAAGAAGGTGAGTACTCGATTTTTATATCATTAATACACCCTGTAATAACTAAGATTaaaataatgaacaaaaatatgaaaaaaaaaatatgaaataaatgaaaaaagaaccttaTTCGGTTTGTTTACATCTGAGCTGTCCACTCGATATAGTCCATTTCTTCGCCTCAATTTTCTCCGAACTACTCGACGAATCTTCTTTAGACGCTGTATTTTTGCCTTCGGAATGGAAgtcttctgtatttttttaattttataattttataatgtCAAAATAATGGTAATATATAGTAATTCAGTgcaatataatagtaatagaataaaaaagcaTAGTTACATGTGGGCGGATTCAACGCACGTGCGATTGCAGCAAATGTTCGAAAATGGGGGAAAAACGAGTAAAATCGAAAAGAGATGGAATTGATTTGGAATTCGTCCCGAAAAAGCTGCGAAATACCAtaagttaaatttttaattattgaatACCGTAACTTCGGAACGATTAAGTTGGCAGTAGTTTCAGGAGCTCATAAATTTCAGCAGTACTTCGCGCATTTCCTCATCTCCTGGTAGTTTTTCTACTGATTACATTTTCAGTCATCGTATTTTGTCATTGTATTAtgtttgacaatttttttcactacattTTGTAGTTATTTTTATAATCATACCATGgattcatattttatatagACATATTAATTTGAGACTTACGCCACTACTGAGCAGCTTCAGTTCATGTTTCGCATTTATGACTGCACTTGGAACCTCAGCAAGCACGGAGTTGGGATACTGTAAAACTCAGTGTTAGGCTAGTTGTCATGGTTTGATTCAACACTAAAGTACCTTCctcatataaataaaaacactacTCTGAAAAGAAAGTTCGAACTTTTTAATCATCCTGAAGCGtcaaaatagaaggaaaagaaaaaggaagcttCTCAGTCCATCACTTTCTGGATAATATACGAAATGTAGTCCTTCATAGGATATTTCAATTGCGTTGGTCAGCTGTAGATACGTGTCGGACGATCGATTCCCTGGGCGGAAAGAAATCGATGCTGTCGGGGAATTTGATCTACTCGATCATTAACATTTAAAGGGTCCTGCCCTACAAGGGTTGCTcgtttcttcaactttttttttatctaatgCCAACCTCAAGATCTGTTTTTTATTGCTGAATAATGTACTGTATTGTTATAAGGGTTTAAACTGAAAGTAATAACGTTTATCTATCTCTTTGCTTGTGAAAGACTGTGGGTGATCTTACGTTTTGACCAACTCGTCAATATGTGTCGAAATCCCTCTTGGCaggattttcattttcatttggtTTTCTTGGTGACTGCGAATGTGGTTGGGTCTATTCCTGCAGGTTAGTCAATCAATTactgatttattttaattggaatttttttttcattacaaatCCTTCTCTTCGTCAATCTattccttattcttttttgtctaTCTTTTGTATATTCTTAATTGATGTTATGGAAGACTCTTAAGATTTCTGGCGGTTATATCACTCCTTAATCACAAATCTTAAACCTAGACAAGGTGCTCTTCTGTGGATATGGTGCATggttccttattttttctttgttacagTGACCTCTTGATTTTGGAACGCATACAAGTATTTTCCTCTTCGTATCTTCTTTCCTTtgttaattgaaaaatttcccattTCGGTGAACATTTCATTTTCCACGATTATTTCACTATTCATTGAAGATTCTTCATCAAAAACTGGACGCGtaaatgaaggaatgaaaaatgcCACTCTGTATTTCTAATAACAATATCACTATACCTCACTTGCTAGTTCTAGTGGGACTCTGAGCTCCGTACAGTAAAAAATCCGCTGAACTACAAATTGCCGCGAGATCTACTGTTAAAGGCCGCTCATGTTCACATTCTCAAATGGTGGGTCCTGGGTTGAACAAGCTGCGTACATAAGATGATTGTTTACAGTACCTCCtcattttctgctttctttctaACAATTAGGAACGACAGGAACTGGGTAATGCTTAACTTGATGTACGCTACACTTTGATTTGCACTTACCGCACTTTCCACACTATGTAGAacgttttcgaaaatttcatttggTGACATTGGAGTAGTTCGAGTATCTGCCGAATGCAGTAGTGTTTTCTGGAAGTAATAGTCAATACGACTGTTGCCAAACATAAGATATATTATAGAACATAAGATATATTATAAACATAAGATATATATTATAGaattcaaaagcaaaaaggagtatggaagaaaaactcatcCAACCGTTTTCACTTCATTATCATGTAATAGGGTGGTAATATCCTCAGATGAGGTGAATGATGGGATTTCTATGGTCGTTAATTTCTCAGTCGACATTTCGATAATTGGTACATCTGTTAGATCCGTTGATTTTATGATGTCCGCCTCTGTTGTTGAAACCGAAGAAGAAGCGATTCCCTTAAATGACATATTCAGCTtcattaaaacattttttctattagcTTAACCACCAAAATTTTAATGCTAACAGAGTTGGAATAGGACATGTCGTTAATTGATTCCCTTTTGAAGAGCTTCGTCTTTCTACCGCATTTACGGGTTatgtttctggttttttttagcttctcAAAAGTACTCGTAAAGAGAAATGCCCATCATGTTTCGTTTGCGACAAGACTGGTGTataaaactgcagaaaattcATTTCGCGATTCTCAACTGAGGTTTATGAGAAAGAAATCGGCAAGACTACCACTCTACATAGGCGGAGAACAGAACTGAGAAATCTGTTAGTTTGCTGCTAAGCCGCATCGAAAAGGGTGAAGacatgtaatttttaaaaatagtataTATCAGAGAAAAATGTCAGAAATAATTTGCTAAAAAGTTAGAATGTCACTCCCTCTGAATGAGAATTTTCACATTCCCTCATCTTTTCATCAATTATTTCAACTGTTATCAAGGACCCACCGTAATCTCGCTTTCACAAACTCTCGCATCTTCCACATCTTTGAGAAGTCGTTCCTTGAATAACGGTAGATCATCCGGCCTATGTATGAAGATGAATTTTTCGAAGCTTAATCTCCACGTATTAAAAGAAATACCCATAAACATTCGAACTATCTCCAGCGATTCGCTGCATTTCAGGGATGAAGCCATCAGCACTCACGCTCACCACGTATATTTTCACACCTAGTAGACAAAAGGATCATGTTATTCAAATGCTGACATCGATTACTTCAATGTCTCTCACAAGCGATACGAGCGAGAACGTTGCATGAATTTCTCGTGAGTCAAATAAAAAGGgtataattttgaaagaataacGCTAATGATTGCACCTTTCTTTTTACGCAAGTACTCGGACGGTTTCAAAGGATCGTCTATGGATAAACCATCCGTAAATAAGGCCACAATCTTAGATGCATTGTTCCTAAACGATCATTGCTTACTTGAAGTGAAAGTAACGTTGATTTATTAATGTACCGGGCTCCTCGATCCTCCTCAAACAATTCGTTTTCAGCTCTTCTTAGCGCATATCCAGTTCTGGTGACACCGGATTGGAAGGACATATCTTGTAGATGTCGAACAACATCATCTCTATCAGCATAGGTGTTTAAACCGAATTCGG is a window encoding:
- a CDS encoding hypothetical protein (NECATOR_CHRX.G26355.T1), whose amino-acid sequence is MKRRKSYTAAFKLDAVNYRDLHGTLAAASHFEVTEAMIRKWVVDRQNLQEMPATKRARRYKKTSVEEVEDAIYNWVVKKREENRAVTVKEIRTKAKELAEEHGHQNFKASAHWCILFMARKKLSVRRRTSVGLPAMRNLILLLYWK
- a CDS encoding hypothetical protein (NECATOR_CHRX.G26356.T1), which gives rise to MTAAPIRSCLIFALFTIGFSADENEICAPLLDIAFVLDASGSTEEIYSEQVRWTAALSDVLPIHPDAVRLATIQYAGYPLTEFGLNTYADRDDVVRHLQDMSFQSGVTRTGYALRRAENELFEEDRGARNNASKIVALFTDGLSIDDPLKPSEYLRKKKGVKIYVVSVSADGFIPEMQRIAGDSSNVYGPDDLPLFKERLLKDVEDARVCESEITGIASSSVSTTEADIIKSTDLTDVPIIEMSTEKLTTIEIPSFTSSEDITTLLHDNEVKTKTLLHSADTRTTPMSPNEIFENVLHSVESAYPNSVLAEVPSAVINAKHELKLLSSGHSSSVISGQSSLPNPRKTTLATVKPSSQSTVARTLTSSTRPPTTKTTTTTTTTTTTTTTTTTPITRPRIVSRAFASKTFGGNGIQTSKCSLDILFVVDSSGSVGEIYLKQKEFLSELLQSIQPENQSHRVALIQFAGAKLQKTEWSFDSFHKSTEIIKAFNGVRHFTGTTYIGAALELARQLLEKRRPDVKTVVVLLSDGFSQDDATRPADAIRAIKNVEFYAISLSPLSNKNYLNQLVKDERRMAMDNDTSYLRNHLRSIFFCNK
- a CDS encoding hypothetical protein (NECATOR_CHRX.G26356.T2); translation: MTAAPIRSCLIFALFTIGFSADENEICAPLLDIAFVLDASGSTEEIYSEQVRWTAALSDVLPIHPDAVRLATIQYAGYPLTEFGLNTYADRDDVVRHLQDMSFQSGVTRTGYALRRAENELFEEDRGARNNASKIVALFTDGLSIDDPLKPSEYLRKKKGVKIYVVSVSADGFIPEMQRIAGDSSNVYGPDDLPLFKERLLKDVEDARVCESEITGIASSSVSTTEADIIKSTDLTDVPIIEMSTEKLTTIEIPSFTSSEDITTLLHDNEVKTKTLLHSADTRTTPMSPNEIFENVLHSVESAHSSSVISGQSSLPNPRKTTLATVKPSSQSTVARTLTSSTRPPTTKTTTTTTTTTTTTTTTTTPITRPRIVSRAFASKTFGGNGIQTSKCSLDILFVVDSSGSVGEIYLKQKEFLSELLQSIQPENQSHRVALIQFAGAKLQKTEWSFDSFHKSTEIIKAFNGVRHFTGTTYIGAALELARQLLEKRRPDVKTVVVLLSDGFSQDDATRPADAIRAIKNVEFYAISLSPLSNK